One stretch of Zonotrichia leucophrys gambelii isolate GWCS_2022_RI chromosome 13, RI_Zleu_2.0, whole genome shotgun sequence DNA includes these proteins:
- the ACSL6 gene encoding long-chain-fatty-acid--CoA ligase 6 isoform X3 produces the protein MQAQEILRSLRLPEFDDLSQFFRNLPATALVGLGAFAAVVAYWFASRPRAVKPPCDLRMQSEEVEGLAGARRSVIGDSPQLLTHYYDDARTMYEVFRRGFSISENGPCLGFRKPKQPYQWLSYKEVAERAEALGSGLLQQGCKPSTKQFIGVFAQNRPEWIISELACYTYSMVVVPLYDTLGPGAIRYIVNTADISTVICDKPEKAKILLDHVERKETPGLRSIILMDPFEKELTERGKSCGVRIQTMQEVEDCGRENRHVPVPPRPEDLSIVCFTSGTTGNPKGAMLTHGNVVADFSGFLKVTEKVIFPRQDDVLISFLPLAHMFERVIQSVVYCHGGRIGFFQGDIRLLSDDMKALRPTIFPVVPRLLNRMYDKIFSQADTSLKRWILEFAARRKKAEVRNGIIRNDSLWDKLFFNKIQASLGGCVRMIVTGAAPASPTVLGFLRAALGCQVYEGYGQTECTAGCTFTTPGDWTSGHVGAPLPCNLIRLKDVEELNYFASKGEGEICVKGPNVFKGYLKDEERTAEALDQEGWLHTGDIGKWLPNGTLKIIDRKKHIFKLAQGEYIAPEKIENIYIRSDPVAQIYVHGDSLQAFLVGIVVPDSEVMPGWAKKRGFEGTYAELCKNKELQQAIMEDMVRLGKESGLHSFEQVKAIYIHSDMFSVQNGLLTPTLKAKRPELRDYFKKQIEELYSSISI, from the exons ATGCAGGCTCAGGAGATCCTGCGGAGCCTGCGGCTGCCCGAGTTCGATGACCTCAGCCAGTTCTTCCGCAACCTGCCGGCCACGGCGCTGGTGGGCCTGGGCGCCTTCGCCGCCGTCGTGGCCTACTGGTTCGCCAGCCGGCCTCGTGCCGTGAAGCCGCCCTGCGACCTGCGCATGCAGTCGGAAGAAGTCGAG ggcctggctggggcGCGCCGCTCGGTGATCGGGGACAGCCCACAGCTGCTGACGCACTACTACGATGATGCCAGGACCATGTACGAGGTCTTCAGGAGGGGATTCAGCATCTCTG AGAATGGCCCCTGCCTGGGGTTCAGGAAGCCCAAGCAGCCCTACCAGTGGCTGTCCTACAAGGAG GTGGCTGAAAGAGCAGAAGCTCTGGGTTCAGGCCttttgcagcagggctgcaagcCATCCACAAAGCAGTTCATTGGCGTCTTCGCTCAAAACCGCCCAGAG TGGATCATCTCTGAGCTGGCTTGCTACACCTATTCCATGGTGGTGGTTCCCCTGTATGACACCTTAGGTCCTGGAGCCATTCGGTACATTGTCAACACAG CTGACATTTCCACAGTCATTTGTGACAAGCCTGAAAAAGCCAAGATACTCCTTGACCATGTGGAGAGGAAAGAAACACCAGGCCTGAGGTCTATCATCCTGATGGACCCGTTTGAGAAGGAGCTgacagagagagggaagagctgtgggGTTCGCATCCAGACCATGCAGGAGGTTGAG GACTGTGGCCGTGAGAATCGACATGTACCTGTG CCTCCTCGACCAGAAGATCTGTCAATTGTGTGTTTTACTAGTGGCACTACAG GAAATCCCAAAGGTGCTATGCTGACCCATGGAAACGTGGTGGCggatttttcaggctttttgaAAGTGACAGAG AAAGTGATCTTTCCGAGACAGGACGATGTGCTCATCTCCTTCCTGCCTCTGGCTCACATGTTTGAAAGAGTTATACAG TCTGTAGTGTACTGCCACGGAGGGCGGATTGGCTTCTTCCAAGGCGACATTCGCCTCCTGTCTGACGACATGAAGGCACTGCGGCCAACCATCTTCCCCGTGGTGCCACGGCTGCTGAACAGAATGTATGACAAG ATCTTCAGCCAGGCTGACACATCCCTCAAGCGCTGGATTCTGGAATTTGCAGCCAGACGGAAAAAAGCCGAAGTTCGAAACGGCATCATTAGAAACGACAGTTTGTGGGATAAACTTTTCTTTAATAAGATACAG GCAAGCCTTGGGGGCTGTGTCCGCATGATAGTGACAGGCGCTGCCCCCGCGTCCCCGACCGTCCTGGGCTTCCTCCGCGCCGCCCTCGGGTGCCAG GTTTATGAAGGCTATGGCCAAACAGAATGCACAGCTGGATGCACCTTTACAACTCCAGGTGACTGGACATCag GTCATGTAGGAGCCCCTTTGCCCTGTAACTTAATCAGATTGAAGGATGTGGAAGAGCTGAATTATTTTGCTTccaaaggagaaggagag ATCTGTGTGAAAGGACCCAATGTGTTTAAAGGTTACTTGAAAGATGAAGAGAGGACAGCTGAGGCACTGGACCAGGAGGGCTGGCTTCACACAGGAGACATTGGAAAATGGTTACCT AATGGGACCCTTAAAATTATTGATCGGAAGAAGCATATATTTAAACTTGCTCAGGGAGAATACATTGCACCGGAGAAGATCGAGAATATCTACATCCGCAGTGACCCTGTTGCTCAGATCTATGTCCATGGAGACAGCCTGCAG GCCTTCCTGGTGGGAATTGTGGTGCCTGATTCTGAGGTCATGCCAGGTTGGGCAAAGAAAAGAGGGTTTGAAGGAACATATGCAGAACTCTGTAAAAATAAG gaactgcagcaggCGATAATGGAAGACATGGTGCGGTTAGGGAAGGAGAGTGGGCTTCACTCCTTTGAGCAG GTCAAAGCCATTTATATTCACTCTGATATGTTCTCGGTGCAAAACGGTTTGTTGACACCAACATTAAAGGCTAAGAGACCAGAACTGAGAGATTACTTCAAAAAACAAATAGAAGAGCTATATTCAAGCATCTCCATCTGA
- the ACSL6 gene encoding long-chain-fatty-acid--CoA ligase 6 isoform X1: MLAPLLGSAGSGWLLLEVAVSLVEKMQAQEILRSLRLPEFDDLSQFFRNLPATALVGLGAFAAVVAYWFASRPRAVKPPCDLRMQSEEVEGLAGARRSVIGDSPQLLTHYYDDARTMYEVFRRGFSISENGPCLGFRKPKQPYQWLSYKEVAERAEALGSGLLQQGCKPSTKQFIGVFAQNRPEWIISELACYTYSMVVVPLYDTLGPGAIRYIVNTADISTVICDKPEKAKILLDHVERKETPGLRSIILMDPFEKELTERGKSCGVRIQTMQEVEDCGRENRHVPVPPRPEDLSIVCFTSGTTGNPKGAMLTHGNVVADFSGFLKVTEKVIFPRQDDVLISFLPLAHMFERVIQSVVYCHGGRIGFFQGDIRLLSDDMKALRPTIFPVVPRLLNRMYDKIFSQADTSLKRWILEFAARRKKAEVRNGIIRNDSLWDKLFFNKIQASLGGCVRMIVTGAAPASPTVLGFLRAALGCQVYEGYGQTECTAGCTFTTPGDWTSGHVGAPLPCNLIRLKDVEELNYFASKGEGEICVKGPNVFKGYLKDEERTAEALDQEGWLHTGDIGKWLPNGTLKIIDRKKHIFKLAQGEYIAPEKIENIYIRSDPVAQIYVHGDSLQAFLVGIVVPDSEVMPGWAKKRGFEGTYAELCKNKELQQAIMEDMVRLGKESGLHSFEQVKAIYIHSDMFSVQNGLLTPTLKAKRPELRDYFKKQIEELYSSISI; encoded by the exons AGGTTGCAGTTTCGCTGGTGGAGAAGATGCAGGCTCAGGAGATCCTGCGGAGCCTGCGGCTGCCCGAGTTCGATGACCTCAGCCAGTTCTTCCGCAACCTGCCGGCCACGGCGCTGGTGGGCCTGGGCGCCTTCGCCGCCGTCGTGGCCTACTGGTTCGCCAGCCGGCCTCGTGCCGTGAAGCCGCCCTGCGACCTGCGCATGCAGTCGGAAGAAGTCGAG ggcctggctggggcGCGCCGCTCGGTGATCGGGGACAGCCCACAGCTGCTGACGCACTACTACGATGATGCCAGGACCATGTACGAGGTCTTCAGGAGGGGATTCAGCATCTCTG AGAATGGCCCCTGCCTGGGGTTCAGGAAGCCCAAGCAGCCCTACCAGTGGCTGTCCTACAAGGAG GTGGCTGAAAGAGCAGAAGCTCTGGGTTCAGGCCttttgcagcagggctgcaagcCATCCACAAAGCAGTTCATTGGCGTCTTCGCTCAAAACCGCCCAGAG TGGATCATCTCTGAGCTGGCTTGCTACACCTATTCCATGGTGGTGGTTCCCCTGTATGACACCTTAGGTCCTGGAGCCATTCGGTACATTGTCAACACAG CTGACATTTCCACAGTCATTTGTGACAAGCCTGAAAAAGCCAAGATACTCCTTGACCATGTGGAGAGGAAAGAAACACCAGGCCTGAGGTCTATCATCCTGATGGACCCGTTTGAGAAGGAGCTgacagagagagggaagagctgtgggGTTCGCATCCAGACCATGCAGGAGGTTGAG GACTGTGGCCGTGAGAATCGACATGTACCTGTG CCTCCTCGACCAGAAGATCTGTCAATTGTGTGTTTTACTAGTGGCACTACAG GAAATCCCAAAGGTGCTATGCTGACCCATGGAAACGTGGTGGCggatttttcaggctttttgaAAGTGACAGAG AAAGTGATCTTTCCGAGACAGGACGATGTGCTCATCTCCTTCCTGCCTCTGGCTCACATGTTTGAAAGAGTTATACAG TCTGTAGTGTACTGCCACGGAGGGCGGATTGGCTTCTTCCAAGGCGACATTCGCCTCCTGTCTGACGACATGAAGGCACTGCGGCCAACCATCTTCCCCGTGGTGCCACGGCTGCTGAACAGAATGTATGACAAG ATCTTCAGCCAGGCTGACACATCCCTCAAGCGCTGGATTCTGGAATTTGCAGCCAGACGGAAAAAAGCCGAAGTTCGAAACGGCATCATTAGAAACGACAGTTTGTGGGATAAACTTTTCTTTAATAAGATACAG GCAAGCCTTGGGGGCTGTGTCCGCATGATAGTGACAGGCGCTGCCCCCGCGTCCCCGACCGTCCTGGGCTTCCTCCGCGCCGCCCTCGGGTGCCAG GTTTATGAAGGCTATGGCCAAACAGAATGCACAGCTGGATGCACCTTTACAACTCCAGGTGACTGGACATCag GTCATGTAGGAGCCCCTTTGCCCTGTAACTTAATCAGATTGAAGGATGTGGAAGAGCTGAATTATTTTGCTTccaaaggagaaggagag ATCTGTGTGAAAGGACCCAATGTGTTTAAAGGTTACTTGAAAGATGAAGAGAGGACAGCTGAGGCACTGGACCAGGAGGGCTGGCTTCACACAGGAGACATTGGAAAATGGTTACCT AATGGGACCCTTAAAATTATTGATCGGAAGAAGCATATATTTAAACTTGCTCAGGGAGAATACATTGCACCGGAGAAGATCGAGAATATCTACATCCGCAGTGACCCTGTTGCTCAGATCTATGTCCATGGAGACAGCCTGCAG GCCTTCCTGGTGGGAATTGTGGTGCCTGATTCTGAGGTCATGCCAGGTTGGGCAAAGAAAAGAGGGTTTGAAGGAACATATGCAGAACTCTGTAAAAATAAG gaactgcagcaggCGATAATGGAAGACATGGTGCGGTTAGGGAAGGAGAGTGGGCTTCACTCCTTTGAGCAG GTCAAAGCCATTTATATTCACTCTGATATGTTCTCGGTGCAAAACGGTTTGTTGACACCAACATTAAAGGCTAAGAGACCAGAACTGAGAGATTACTTCAAAAAACAAATAGAAGAGCTATATTCAAGCATCTCCATCTGA
- the ACSL6 gene encoding long-chain-fatty-acid--CoA ligase 6 isoform X4 — MQAQEILRSLRLPEFDDLSQFFRNLPATALVGLGAFAAVVAYWFASRPRAVKPPCDLRMQSEEVEGLAGARRSVIGDSPQLLTHYYDDARTMYEVFRRGFSISENGPCLGFRKPKQPYQWLSYKEVAERAEALGSGLLQQGCKPSTKQFIGVFAQNRPEWIISELACYTYSMVVVPLYDTLGPGAIRYIVNTADISTVICDKPEKAKILLDHVERKETPGLRSIILMDPFEKELTERGKSCGVRIQTMQEVEDCGRENRHVPVPPRPEDLSIVCFTSGTTGNPKGAMLTHGNVVADFSGFLKVTESQWSPTCEDVHISYLPLAHMFERMVQSVVYCHGGRIGFFQGDIRLLSDDMKALRPTIFPVVPRLLNRMYDKIFSQADTSLKRWILEFAARRKKAEVRNGIIRNDSLWDKLFFNKIQASLGGCVRMIVTGAAPASPTVLGFLRAALGCQVYEGYGQTECTAGCTFTTPGDWTSGHVGAPLPCNLIRLKDVEELNYFASKGEGEICVKGPNVFKGYLKDEERTAEALDQEGWLHTGDIGKWLPNGTLKIIDRKKHIFKLAQGEYIAPEKIENIYIRSDPVAQIYVHGDSLQAFLVGIVVPDSEVMPGWAKKRGFEGTYAELCKNKELQQAIMEDMVRLGKESGLHSFEQVKAIYIHSDMFSVQNGLLTPTLKAKRPELRDYFKKQIEELYSSISI; from the exons ATGCAGGCTCAGGAGATCCTGCGGAGCCTGCGGCTGCCCGAGTTCGATGACCTCAGCCAGTTCTTCCGCAACCTGCCGGCCACGGCGCTGGTGGGCCTGGGCGCCTTCGCCGCCGTCGTGGCCTACTGGTTCGCCAGCCGGCCTCGTGCCGTGAAGCCGCCCTGCGACCTGCGCATGCAGTCGGAAGAAGTCGAG ggcctggctggggcGCGCCGCTCGGTGATCGGGGACAGCCCACAGCTGCTGACGCACTACTACGATGATGCCAGGACCATGTACGAGGTCTTCAGGAGGGGATTCAGCATCTCTG AGAATGGCCCCTGCCTGGGGTTCAGGAAGCCCAAGCAGCCCTACCAGTGGCTGTCCTACAAGGAG GTGGCTGAAAGAGCAGAAGCTCTGGGTTCAGGCCttttgcagcagggctgcaagcCATCCACAAAGCAGTTCATTGGCGTCTTCGCTCAAAACCGCCCAGAG TGGATCATCTCTGAGCTGGCTTGCTACACCTATTCCATGGTGGTGGTTCCCCTGTATGACACCTTAGGTCCTGGAGCCATTCGGTACATTGTCAACACAG CTGACATTTCCACAGTCATTTGTGACAAGCCTGAAAAAGCCAAGATACTCCTTGACCATGTGGAGAGGAAAGAAACACCAGGCCTGAGGTCTATCATCCTGATGGACCCGTTTGAGAAGGAGCTgacagagagagggaagagctgtgggGTTCGCATCCAGACCATGCAGGAGGTTGAG GACTGTGGCCGTGAGAATCGACATGTACCTGTG CCTCCTCGACCAGAAGATCTGTCAATTGTGTGTTTTACTAGTGGCACTACAG GAAATCCCAAAGGTGCTATGCTGACCCATGGAAACGTGGTGGCggatttttcaggctttttgaAAGTGACAGAG AGTCAGTGGTCTCCTACTTGTGAGGATGTACACATTTCCTATTTGCCTTTAGCACACATGTTTGAGAGAATGGTACAG TCTGTAGTGTACTGCCACGGAGGGCGGATTGGCTTCTTCCAAGGCGACATTCGCCTCCTGTCTGACGACATGAAGGCACTGCGGCCAACCATCTTCCCCGTGGTGCCACGGCTGCTGAACAGAATGTATGACAAG ATCTTCAGCCAGGCTGACACATCCCTCAAGCGCTGGATTCTGGAATTTGCAGCCAGACGGAAAAAAGCCGAAGTTCGAAACGGCATCATTAGAAACGACAGTTTGTGGGATAAACTTTTCTTTAATAAGATACAG GCAAGCCTTGGGGGCTGTGTCCGCATGATAGTGACAGGCGCTGCCCCCGCGTCCCCGACCGTCCTGGGCTTCCTCCGCGCCGCCCTCGGGTGCCAG GTTTATGAAGGCTATGGCCAAACAGAATGCACAGCTGGATGCACCTTTACAACTCCAGGTGACTGGACATCag GTCATGTAGGAGCCCCTTTGCCCTGTAACTTAATCAGATTGAAGGATGTGGAAGAGCTGAATTATTTTGCTTccaaaggagaaggagag ATCTGTGTGAAAGGACCCAATGTGTTTAAAGGTTACTTGAAAGATGAAGAGAGGACAGCTGAGGCACTGGACCAGGAGGGCTGGCTTCACACAGGAGACATTGGAAAATGGTTACCT AATGGGACCCTTAAAATTATTGATCGGAAGAAGCATATATTTAAACTTGCTCAGGGAGAATACATTGCACCGGAGAAGATCGAGAATATCTACATCCGCAGTGACCCTGTTGCTCAGATCTATGTCCATGGAGACAGCCTGCAG GCCTTCCTGGTGGGAATTGTGGTGCCTGATTCTGAGGTCATGCCAGGTTGGGCAAAGAAAAGAGGGTTTGAAGGAACATATGCAGAACTCTGTAAAAATAAG gaactgcagcaggCGATAATGGAAGACATGGTGCGGTTAGGGAAGGAGAGTGGGCTTCACTCCTTTGAGCAG GTCAAAGCCATTTATATTCACTCTGATATGTTCTCGGTGCAAAACGGTTTGTTGACACCAACATTAAAGGCTAAGAGACCAGAACTGAGAGATTACTTCAAAAAACAAATAGAAGAGCTATATTCAAGCATCTCCATCTGA
- the ACSL6 gene encoding long-chain-fatty-acid--CoA ligase 6 isoform X2, with product MLAPLLGSAGSGWLLLEVAVSLVEKMQAQEILRSLRLPEFDDLSQFFRNLPATALVGLGAFAAVVAYWFASRPRAVKPPCDLRMQSEEVEGLAGARRSVIGDSPQLLTHYYDDARTMYEVFRRGFSISENGPCLGFRKPKQPYQWLSYKEVAERAEALGSGLLQQGCKPSTKQFIGVFAQNRPEWIISELACYTYSMVVVPLYDTLGPGAIRYIVNTADISTVICDKPEKAKILLDHVERKETPGLRSIILMDPFEKELTERGKSCGVRIQTMQEVEDCGRENRHVPVPPRPEDLSIVCFTSGTTGNPKGAMLTHGNVVADFSGFLKVTESQWSPTCEDVHISYLPLAHMFERMVQSVVYCHGGRIGFFQGDIRLLSDDMKALRPTIFPVVPRLLNRMYDKIFSQADTSLKRWILEFAARRKKAEVRNGIIRNDSLWDKLFFNKIQASLGGCVRMIVTGAAPASPTVLGFLRAALGCQVYEGYGQTECTAGCTFTTPGDWTSGHVGAPLPCNLIRLKDVEELNYFASKGEGEICVKGPNVFKGYLKDEERTAEALDQEGWLHTGDIGKWLPNGTLKIIDRKKHIFKLAQGEYIAPEKIENIYIRSDPVAQIYVHGDSLQAFLVGIVVPDSEVMPGWAKKRGFEGTYAELCKNKELQQAIMEDMVRLGKESGLHSFEQVKAIYIHSDMFSVQNGLLTPTLKAKRPELRDYFKKQIEELYSSISI from the exons AGGTTGCAGTTTCGCTGGTGGAGAAGATGCAGGCTCAGGAGATCCTGCGGAGCCTGCGGCTGCCCGAGTTCGATGACCTCAGCCAGTTCTTCCGCAACCTGCCGGCCACGGCGCTGGTGGGCCTGGGCGCCTTCGCCGCCGTCGTGGCCTACTGGTTCGCCAGCCGGCCTCGTGCCGTGAAGCCGCCCTGCGACCTGCGCATGCAGTCGGAAGAAGTCGAG ggcctggctggggcGCGCCGCTCGGTGATCGGGGACAGCCCACAGCTGCTGACGCACTACTACGATGATGCCAGGACCATGTACGAGGTCTTCAGGAGGGGATTCAGCATCTCTG AGAATGGCCCCTGCCTGGGGTTCAGGAAGCCCAAGCAGCCCTACCAGTGGCTGTCCTACAAGGAG GTGGCTGAAAGAGCAGAAGCTCTGGGTTCAGGCCttttgcagcagggctgcaagcCATCCACAAAGCAGTTCATTGGCGTCTTCGCTCAAAACCGCCCAGAG TGGATCATCTCTGAGCTGGCTTGCTACACCTATTCCATGGTGGTGGTTCCCCTGTATGACACCTTAGGTCCTGGAGCCATTCGGTACATTGTCAACACAG CTGACATTTCCACAGTCATTTGTGACAAGCCTGAAAAAGCCAAGATACTCCTTGACCATGTGGAGAGGAAAGAAACACCAGGCCTGAGGTCTATCATCCTGATGGACCCGTTTGAGAAGGAGCTgacagagagagggaagagctgtgggGTTCGCATCCAGACCATGCAGGAGGTTGAG GACTGTGGCCGTGAGAATCGACATGTACCTGTG CCTCCTCGACCAGAAGATCTGTCAATTGTGTGTTTTACTAGTGGCACTACAG GAAATCCCAAAGGTGCTATGCTGACCCATGGAAACGTGGTGGCggatttttcaggctttttgaAAGTGACAGAG AGTCAGTGGTCTCCTACTTGTGAGGATGTACACATTTCCTATTTGCCTTTAGCACACATGTTTGAGAGAATGGTACAG TCTGTAGTGTACTGCCACGGAGGGCGGATTGGCTTCTTCCAAGGCGACATTCGCCTCCTGTCTGACGACATGAAGGCACTGCGGCCAACCATCTTCCCCGTGGTGCCACGGCTGCTGAACAGAATGTATGACAAG ATCTTCAGCCAGGCTGACACATCCCTCAAGCGCTGGATTCTGGAATTTGCAGCCAGACGGAAAAAAGCCGAAGTTCGAAACGGCATCATTAGAAACGACAGTTTGTGGGATAAACTTTTCTTTAATAAGATACAG GCAAGCCTTGGGGGCTGTGTCCGCATGATAGTGACAGGCGCTGCCCCCGCGTCCCCGACCGTCCTGGGCTTCCTCCGCGCCGCCCTCGGGTGCCAG GTTTATGAAGGCTATGGCCAAACAGAATGCACAGCTGGATGCACCTTTACAACTCCAGGTGACTGGACATCag GTCATGTAGGAGCCCCTTTGCCCTGTAACTTAATCAGATTGAAGGATGTGGAAGAGCTGAATTATTTTGCTTccaaaggagaaggagag ATCTGTGTGAAAGGACCCAATGTGTTTAAAGGTTACTTGAAAGATGAAGAGAGGACAGCTGAGGCACTGGACCAGGAGGGCTGGCTTCACACAGGAGACATTGGAAAATGGTTACCT AATGGGACCCTTAAAATTATTGATCGGAAGAAGCATATATTTAAACTTGCTCAGGGAGAATACATTGCACCGGAGAAGATCGAGAATATCTACATCCGCAGTGACCCTGTTGCTCAGATCTATGTCCATGGAGACAGCCTGCAG GCCTTCCTGGTGGGAATTGTGGTGCCTGATTCTGAGGTCATGCCAGGTTGGGCAAAGAAAAGAGGGTTTGAAGGAACATATGCAGAACTCTGTAAAAATAAG gaactgcagcaggCGATAATGGAAGACATGGTGCGGTTAGGGAAGGAGAGTGGGCTTCACTCCTTTGAGCAG GTCAAAGCCATTTATATTCACTCTGATATGTTCTCGGTGCAAAACGGTTTGTTGACACCAACATTAAAGGCTAAGAGACCAGAACTGAGAGATTACTTCAAAAAACAAATAGAAGAGCTATATTCAAGCATCTCCATCTGA